TTGTCCCTCTAATTTCtcctctctcactctctccaTCCCAACTTCTATCAAACACCCACCTAATTTTCAACCAAGCTAAATCCCAGACCCCGAAGCTTCCACGGAACCAAAGACTATAATTAAGCGAGACACAGCAAGAACAACACATTTTCCGTCATTAAACTCGAGAAAGTTAAGATTTTAGGAATGGGAATGGCATCAAACCTGGAGAGTACGGACGAAAGAGTCGAAATTGGAGACAGAGAAGCAGAGATGGTGGCCCCTGGGGAGGTACTTGGGGTCCCTGGTGGTGGGTGGCGCGGCGCTGTAGGGGCCCTCGGGGAGCCTGCTCTCCGGCAGCCTCTCGATGAGGTGGATAGCCACCCCCGCCGAAGGCAGGCTCAGCCATATCACCTTGAACTCCCCGAAGTTCGGGCTCTCTATCTGCTCGAACCCCAGAATCTGCCCAGAAAACCCCACAAACCAACTCAATAAACCACATTCCACGACCCACCGATGGGCAATTCGGCTCGTCGGAGATAGAGAGGCAAAGAGAGGGGAGGGACCTCTTTGTAGAATTCGGCGAGGCGGTTGATGTCTGATGATTCTCTGGAGATGTGGTTGAGGAAAGCTCCCTTGGCCGCCATTGTTGGGTTCTCCGGCTGAGGAAGACGGGAATCGGCTCTATCCACTCACCTGCTGTCCGCCCGAGTATTTACTTCCGTGTTGGCCTCTGGTTTTCCTTCGGAGCTTCCAGCAAGAGGACAACTCCGCAAccaatatctttttttttttttttggacttttccttgaaatttttatattcttttttcaaaattctttcTTTGGACTAGAATAACTAAGAAAATTCTACGGTACCCTGCTCAAACTGGTGGTACAATGCATTCaaatattttactaaaaatttGAGTAAAATCCCTCAGAATTCGTATAACTTACTATTAATGTAAGTAAAAAACTCTTTGAAATGTGTACAATTTACTTCATATCTAAGATACGTAttaatttttgggttaataaaaaaaaattcacattttaacaaatTCTAACacgaatattttttattaaactaaaaatgcacaaacttttgatttgataacaattttagcacgacgtcaaatttttcattaatttggaAGGAATCAAAACCACAGAAATCACTGACAATCTCAATTGAGGGAGGGCGCGAGCGACCCCAATCGGGATGGTAGCTAGAATCGAGGCCCTCACTCCTCGGAATCAGGAGAATCCTCAAATTGGGGATTCTCCCG
The sequence above is drawn from the Punica granatum isolate Tunisia-2019 chromosome 5, ASM765513v2, whole genome shotgun sequence genome and encodes:
- the LOC116209530 gene encoding lactoylglutathione lyase; translated protein: MAAKGAFLNHISRESSDINRLAEFYKEILGFEQIESPNFGEFKVIWLSLPSAGVAIHLIERLPESRLPEGPYSAAPPTTRDPKYLPRGHHLCFSVSNFDSFVRTLQEKGIETFQRALPDGTVKQIFFFDPDGNGLEVASREDS